The following are from one region of the Mus caroli chromosome 13, CAROLI_EIJ_v1.1, whole genome shotgun sequence genome:
- the LOC110308627 gene encoding host cell factor C1 regulator 1-like: MAAHFFWLSLHNDHPYCIPPCLELLLWHDPQSLIPEALRLLRLGNTPSPYYPAFPVGDIIEL, from the coding sequence ATGGCTGCCCACTTCTTCTGGCTCAGCCTACACAATGACCACCCCTACTGCATTCCCCCTTGCCTAGAGTTGCTTCTCTGGCACGATCCTCAGAGCCTGATTCCTGAGGCCCTCAGGTTGCTGAGGCTGGGAAATACCCCCAGTCCCTACTACCCTGCATTCCCAGTTGGGGATATCATAGAGCTCTGA